CGCTTGAAACGCTGGCGGCGCTGGACGCCGTGGCTCGCCACGGCAGTTTTTCCGCGGCGGCGGAGGCATTGCACAAAGTGCCGTCCGCGCTGACCTACACCATGCAGAAACTGGAGCAGCAGCTTGGCGTGGCGGTGTTCGACCGCAGCGGCTATCGCGCGAAGCTGACGCAAATGGGAGAAGTGCTGCTGCGCGACGGGCGCAAGCTGTTGCATGCGGCGGAGAGCCTGGAGCGAAGGCTGTCGTTGCGGGTGGAGGGCTGGGAAGACGAGCTGCGCATCGCGCTGGGCGGGCTGACGGCGATCGATCCGTTGATTCCGCTGATCCAGGCGTTCGATGGGCTTGGAACCGGCACGCGGCTGAGCTTTTCGCGCGAGATATTCAATGGAACCTGGGACGCGCTGCTGGATGAGCGCGTCGATTTGCTGATCGGCGCGCCGATGCACGCGGTGCCGGATGGCTGCGCTTATCGAGAAATGGGCCGGATGGACATGTTGCTGCTGATGGCGCCTAGCCATCCTCTGGCTGGCGAGCCCGAGCCGCTGAGCCGCGAGCAGTTGCGGCGGCACCGCCTGATTTCCATCGGCGATACCGCGCGCAATATGCGCGGCAGGGCGGCGGGAATGGAGGAGGGGCAGGAGCTGATGCTGGTATACAGCAACTCGGCCAAGTTAAGCCTGACGCTAGCCGGGCTGGGCATATGCTACATGCCCAGGGAGAGGGTGAGGGATCATCTGGAGGCGGGAACGCTGGTGGCGCGGCAGGTGGAGTCGCCGCGTCTGATGCCGGCTTCCTGCTTCGCCTGGCGGCATCGAGAGGGCAAGGCCTTGCAATGGTTCATCGAACATCTGGAGCCTTGGGCCGCGCGTCATGGCGCGCGCCAGGAACGGGACGGCTACGCCGGCTGATAGAACTCGATCGGCAAGCCGTCCGGGTCGGCGCAGAAAAAGAAACGCGCGCCGGTGTATTCATCCACTCTCAGCGCTTCCGTTTCCACGCCAAGTCCGCGCAAATGCGCCCGCATCGCCGCCGCGTCGCCGCATGCCAGCGCCAGGTGGCGCAAGCCGCAGGCTTCCGGCCGGGTGCGGCGGGGGGGCGGGGAGGGGAAGCTGAACAGTTCGATCTGGCCGCCGCCGGGCAGCGCCAGGTCCAGCTTCCAGGATTGTCTTTCCTCGCGCCAGTTCTCGGCGATCACCTCCAGATTCAGGACGCGGCAGTAGAAGTCGCG
This genomic window from Chromobacterium phragmitis contains:
- a CDS encoding LysR substrate-binding domain-containing protein; amino-acid sequence: MKISLETLAALDAVARHGSFSAAAEALHKVPSALTYTMQKLEQQLGVAVFDRSGYRAKLTQMGEVLLRDGRKLLHAAESLERRLSLRVEGWEDELRIALGGLTAIDPLIPLIQAFDGLGTGTRLSFSREIFNGTWDALLDERVDLLIGAPMHAVPDGCAYREMGRMDMLLLMAPSHPLAGEPEPLSREQLRRHRLISIGDTARNMRGRAAGMEEGQELMLVYSNSAKLSLTLAGLGICYMPRERVRDHLEAGTLVARQVESPRLMPASCFAWRHREGKALQWFIEHLEPWAARHGARQERDGYAG
- the gloA2 gene encoding SMU1112c/YaeR family gloxylase I-like metalloprotein, coding for MHITGLHHVAIIASDYARSRDFYCRVLNLEVIAENWREERQSWKLDLALPGGGQIELFSFPSPPPRRTRPEACGLRHLALACGDAAAMRAHLRGLGVETEALRVDEYTGARFFFCADPDGLPIEFYQPA